The proteins below are encoded in one region of Phaseolus vulgaris cultivar G19833 chromosome 1, P. vulgaris v2.0, whole genome shotgun sequence:
- the LOC137815776 gene encoding secreted RxLR effector protein 161-like — protein MSKNDFGQKQMENIPYASVVGSLMYAQTYTRLDIRFAVGMLGRPQSDPGLYQWKTAKKVLRYLQGTKNHMLTYRKFNHLEVIGYTNSNFVGCIDTRKSTFGYVHLLAGG, from the coding sequence ATGTCCAAAAACGATTTTGGACAAAAACAAATGGAGAATATCCCTTATGCATCTGTTGTTGGAAGTTTGATGTATGCTCAAACATATACAAGATTAGATATTCgttttgcagttggtatgcttggtagACCCCAGAGTGATCCAGGACTGTATCAATGGAAAactgcaaagaaagttttaagatacttaCAAGGGACAAAGAATCACATGCTTACGTATAGGAAATTTAATcatcttgaggtgattggatatacaaattcaaattttgttGGTTGTATAGATACAAGAAAGTCCACATTTGGTTATGTGCATCTTTTAGCTGGAGGATAA